From Pseudanabaena sp. PCC 6802, one genomic window encodes:
- a CDS encoding cache domain-containing protein: MTSTSSSESITTSALDRDSSLESNPQIDDRIERSLSSDRPDRRSKRSIWSSLRVKATLLAMAIGTLPVIAIGGVAYYFANQSISQQITADQKKKADLLSEKVNRFMADRYSNIQTIASLPILKDPKLQAIATTTGQQEALDKLAEIYEVYDSIAIYGLNGKLIVNSTNGLPTPDISSFEVFKSLLDNQIPYISKPEESEITQNKVITIVAPVKEKGSDKPIAVALARLPITFIDDVTKTFAEAGNDYYIADASGKIFISSKPDILGKDLTTSFSKLDALTSKGQTGSLVTVRQLDNTQQLLGYTPMPKFGSLPLLNWSALQSVSTDVAFKPQKDLLRTLGIGTGVAAILVGALAVLLANRFTQPIVRASSAVEKLGQGDLDTRLQVQGNDELAILGSNINQMASQIQTLLETQRQNAEKLTQQNDTLRELAKNDGLLIGDVSVAAKAFTEATAKTLNIARVSVWFYNNDRNILSSFDLFDSQTEQHTKGIELKTADFPTYFQTLEREPSIVADDAYTHPATSKLAEVYLKPLDIVSMLDIPIQSAGRTIGTVRCEQVGTPRQWKAEEQSFVTSIANLLSLAVESQLLQGEVGDLLDVVSAVEDGDLTTRARVSDRTTGLVADTFNRLLEQLGEVLGQVQTTSQQVSAGAINLEDLAQIVATNADRQAQEVAQVLSLTEQVEQSSQNAGEQVDLTNRALQEARSEVEQGRTSIVELNEGIEVLRQGTDRIVQGMKTLGEFVGLAEQFVQEQSQIASLTQVLALNATLVAARASEQKDPRKFGVVAREFEAIAGQVGNLAQQTNTGLESLQQRTSQINAVVSSIDTVVQGLGGLVNGFTKGVEQSNQVFRNIETTTGEVVQAGEAVTLSNQEVLKAAQATAKAMQDIANLANTTALLTQSTRSQSEQMENLSQQLLQRIQFFQLPTEMAQDNDTAGQPADWAQLPSENAEENSSESHKIPSFAEVAASL, translated from the coding sequence ATGACTTCAACTTCTTCTTCAGAATCTATCACTACTTCAGCGCTCGATCGAGATTCTTCTCTAGAATCCAATCCACAGATCGACGATCGGATCGAGCGATCGCTTTCATCCGATCGACCCGATCGGCGCTCTAAGAGATCTATATGGTCGAGCCTTCGCGTTAAAGCTACTCTCCTGGCAATGGCGATCGGGACTTTGCCTGTAATCGCGATCGGGGGCGTTGCCTATTACTTTGCTAACCAATCCATCTCTCAACAAATTACTGCTGACCAAAAAAAGAAGGCGGATTTACTATCAGAAAAAGTTAACCGCTTTATGGCTGACCGTTATAGCAATATTCAAACCATTGCCAGTCTGCCAATTCTCAAAGATCCTAAACTCCAGGCCATAGCAACGACTACAGGTCAGCAAGAAGCCCTGGATAAACTAGCAGAAATTTATGAAGTCTATGACAGCATTGCCATCTACGGATTAAACGGCAAATTAATTGTTAACTCTACAAATGGTCTTCCGACTCCAGACATTTCCTCCTTTGAGGTTTTCAAGTCATTACTCGACAATCAGATTCCCTATATTAGTAAGCCCGAAGAATCGGAAATTACTCAGAATAAAGTCATAACCATCGTCGCTCCCGTAAAAGAGAAAGGTTCTGACAAACCGATCGCAGTGGCACTCGCTCGCTTACCCATTACATTCATCGATGATGTCACCAAAACCTTTGCTGAAGCTGGTAACGACTATTATATTGCTGATGCCTCAGGAAAAATCTTTATTTCCAGCAAACCAGATATTTTAGGCAAAGATCTGACAACCAGTTTCTCTAAATTAGATGCATTGACTAGCAAGGGACAAACAGGTAGCCTTGTCACCGTTCGCCAGCTAGACAATACGCAACAACTGCTTGGCTATACTCCCATGCCTAAATTTGGCAGCCTGCCACTGCTAAATTGGAGTGCCTTGCAGTCAGTTTCGACAGATGTTGCTTTCAAGCCCCAAAAAGACTTATTGCGCACTTTAGGGATTGGTACTGGAGTTGCGGCGATCTTAGTAGGAGCATTGGCGGTTTTGCTCGCTAACCGATTCACCCAACCAATTGTCCGCGCATCATCGGCGGTGGAAAAATTGGGTCAAGGCGATCTGGATACTCGCCTTCAAGTTCAAGGTAACGACGAACTAGCGATTTTGGGTAGTAACATTAACCAGATGGCTAGTCAGATTCAAACTTTGCTTGAAACTCAGCGCCAGAACGCAGAAAAACTGACACAGCAAAACGATACTTTGAGAGAACTAGCTAAAAACGATGGTTTGCTGATTGGGGATGTGAGCGTTGCCGCTAAAGCCTTTACAGAGGCAACTGCAAAGACGCTTAACATTGCGCGGGTTAGCGTCTGGTTTTATAACAACGACCGCAACATTCTCTCTAGTTTCGATCTGTTCGACAGCCAAACCGAACAACATACAAAGGGAATAGAATTAAAAACTGCTGACTTCCCAACCTACTTCCAAACGCTGGAACGCGAGCCTAGTATCGTTGCCGATGATGCATATACTCATCCCGCTACCAGTAAACTTGCAGAAGTCTACCTGAAGCCTCTAGATATTGTATCGATGCTGGATATTCCCATCCAAAGTGCAGGTCGGACAATTGGGACGGTTCGCTGCGAACAGGTAGGAACGCCAAGACAATGGAAAGCAGAAGAGCAAAGCTTTGTCACGTCGATCGCGAACCTCCTCTCCCTAGCAGTAGAAAGTCAATTACTACAAGGTGAAGTAGGCGATTTACTCGACGTTGTATCGGCGGTAGAAGATGGGGATTTGACTACCCGCGCCCGAGTGAGCGACAGAACTACTGGACTGGTAGCGGATACGTTTAACCGCTTGCTAGAGCAGTTGGGTGAGGTGTTGGGGCAGGTACAAACCACTTCCCAACAGGTTTCTGCCGGGGCAATTAACCTGGAGGATTTAGCTCAAATTGTGGCAACTAACGCCGATCGCCAGGCCCAAGAGGTAGCACAGGTATTAAGTTTAACCGAGCAAGTAGAGCAGTCATCGCAAAATGCAGGGGAGCAAGTCGATCTGACCAACCGCGCTTTGCAGGAGGCTCGTTCTGAGGTGGAACAAGGCCGAACCTCGATCGTCGAGCTAAACGAAGGAATTGAAGTGCTGCGCCAAGGTACGGATCGGATCGTGCAGGGGATGAAGACTCTAGGGGAATTCGTCGGTCTGGCGGAACAGTTCGTACAAGAGCAAAGTCAGATTGCATCGCTGACTCAAGTACTGGCTCTCAACGCCACGCTAGTAGCTGCCCGCGCTTCCGAACAAAAAGATCCCAGAAAGTTTGGGGTGGTGGCACGGGAATTTGAAGCGATCGCCGGTCAGGTCGGTAATCTGGCTCAACAGACCAATACTGGCTTGGAATCGCTACAGCAACGCACCTCGCAAATTAACGCCGTAGTATCTAGCATCGATACTGTAGTCCAGGGTTTGGGCGGCCTGGTAAATGGTTTTACCAAGGGTGTAGAACAGTCAAACCAGGTGTTCCGCAACATTGAGACGACTACTGGTGAGGTCGTACAGGCAGGTGAAGCGGTAACGCTATCCAACCAGGAGGTGCTTAAAGCTGCCCAAGCAACCGCTAAAGCAATGCAGGATATTGCCAACCTCGCCAACACGACCGCCTTACTAACGCAATCGACGCGATCGCAGTCCGAGCAAATGGAGAATCTATCCCAACAACTACTCCAGCGGATTCAGTTCTTCCAGCTACCCACTGAGATGGCTCAGGATAATGATACCGCTGGCCAGCCAGCCGACTGGGCGCAATTGCCATCAGAGAACGCAGAGGAGAACTCATCAGAATCTCATAAAATTCCCAGTTTCGCCGAAGTAGCAGCATCGCTATAA
- a CDS encoding chemotaxis protein CheW yields the protein MMNTSESIANADAWVTGENSANTDDFSDRDYAQTYMLARLDRFTFVFPSSIIADITIFSQSQVLTVPFYHPACLGAIHYDGKIVALVSLRQVFGIPMTGIARSSLTVVRLSSAAGDLADLGLVVDAVLGSRSLSQLPSNLFAPNQAIKSSEGDLDMRLFRPEILDEQLWQPQRWIKAKSN from the coding sequence ATGATGAATACTTCAGAGTCGATCGCCAATGCGGATGCTTGGGTAACTGGAGAAAATTCTGCAAATACAGATGACTTTAGCGATCGCGACTACGCTCAGACCTATATGCTGGCACGTCTCGATCGATTCACTTTTGTATTCCCATCTTCAATAATTGCAGATATTACTATCTTTTCCCAGTCTCAGGTTTTGACCGTCCCCTTCTACCATCCAGCTTGTTTGGGCGCGATCCATTACGATGGAAAAATTGTCGCTCTCGTCTCGCTCCGCCAGGTTTTTGGCATACCGATGACCGGGATCGCCAGAAGCAGTTTAACAGTTGTGAGGCTCAGCAGCGCTGCTGGGGATCTAGCCGATCTAGGTCTGGTTGTAGATGCAGTCTTAGGCAGTCGCTCTCTTTCCCAACTTCCATCCAATTTGTTCGCGCCTAATCAGGCTATCAAATCATCTGAAGGCGATCTCGACATGCGCCTATTTCGACCAGAAATCCTGGATGAGCAACTGTGGCAACCGCAGAGATGGATAAAAGCTAAGTCTAATTAG
- a CDS encoding response regulator, giving the protein MEVLVVDDSTVDRHLLTSLLGGLGHLVDACTSSAEASELIAKKDYKAIFLDIIMPERDGYKFLRELRSNAKTAQQYVIFCSSKKTPVEVNYGITRAGANDYLVKPVTPESLAQVLAKVK; this is encoded by the coding sequence ATGGAAGTTTTGGTTGTTGATGATAGTACAGTAGACAGGCATCTGTTGACCTCTCTTCTGGGAGGTTTAGGACATTTAGTCGATGCTTGTACTAGTTCGGCTGAGGCTAGCGAATTAATTGCTAAAAAGGACTACAAAGCAATATTCCTCGACATCATCATGCCCGAGCGCGATGGTTACAAATTCTTGAGAGAATTGCGCTCTAACGCAAAAACGGCACAACAGTACGTCATTTTTTGCTCCAGTAAAAAAACTCCCGTGGAGGTCAATTATGGCATTACGCGAGCGGGCGCAAATGATTATTTAGTCAAGCCTGTAACACCAGAAAGCTTAGCGCAAGTTTTAGCGAAGGTTAAATGA
- a CDS encoding CmpA/NrtA family ABC transporter substrate-binding protein produces the protein MNILEAIAGNRSYSLSSLVKCSCGGSHVEDEHWKFVSEMPQDPIDLIDDFVEMGLYSDPSLSFGESLSHAEMKADLIALALGGTPEQKQICGDLIGLAGGVEEALAAAFGPYATEFMSDAIRASHFRRRDFLIKVAAAAAVVTLTGCPSQETTQAPQPATGKLEKSGPLSVGFISISCASPLIMAQAKDFYKKHGLEVNLVKMKGWPAVRDSIIAGELDAYHMLSPMPIAMTVGLGSVPTSVKLACVQNNNGDTLVLANKHKGKVKGPADFKGLEIGVPFVFSIHNLLLRYYVATGGLNPDKDLKIIPMPPPEAISKMTVGQIDGFLLPNSVAQVAITARKIGFLHLLSKDLWSGHPCCAFGASQKWIDAHPNTFRALTTAVVEGSAYANDFNNREEVAQVLAKPEFLGIPEPALKAALTGQFDDGLGNKVNAPDSVLFEPFPWQSFAKWIMSQMVRWRQMPKEQADYDKLAQQIYLTDLVRDVSKGLGLNPPAEGTRVEKLKFDTFDPANPEAYIQAQIAKFKV, from the coding sequence ATGAACATCTTAGAAGCGATCGCGGGGAATAGGTCATACTCTTTGAGTAGTTTGGTAAAATGTTCCTGCGGGGGATCTCATGTAGAGGACGAGCATTGGAAGTTTGTCTCTGAGATGCCTCAAGATCCCATCGATCTGATTGATGACTTTGTCGAGATGGGGTTGTATAGCGATCCCTCGCTTTCCTTTGGTGAATCTCTGAGTCATGCAGAGATGAAAGCAGATTTGATCGCGCTCGCACTGGGGGGAACTCCAGAGCAAAAGCAGATATGCGGCGATCTCATTGGGTTGGCAGGGGGAGTAGAGGAAGCCCTGGCTGCCGCCTTCGGCCCCTACGCTACTGAATTTATGAGCGATGCCATTAGGGCAAGTCATTTTCGGCGACGAGATTTCTTGATCAAAGTAGCAGCGGCGGCGGCAGTTGTGACCCTTACTGGCTGCCCGAGTCAGGAAACGACTCAAGCTCCACAGCCAGCAACTGGCAAGTTAGAGAAATCTGGACCTCTCAGTGTTGGATTTATCTCGATTAGCTGTGCGTCTCCTTTGATTATGGCGCAGGCGAAGGACTTCTACAAGAAGCACGGGCTAGAGGTCAATCTAGTCAAAATGAAAGGTTGGCCAGCCGTTCGCGATTCCATTATCGCTGGTGAATTGGATGCCTACCACATGCTCTCACCCATGCCGATCGCTATGACTGTAGGTTTAGGTTCGGTGCCCACATCGGTGAAACTGGCCTGCGTGCAAAATAATAACGGGGATACACTAGTGCTGGCCAATAAGCACAAAGGAAAAGTCAAAGGTCCGGCTGACTTCAAGGGGTTGGAAATTGGCGTTCCCTTTGTTTTTTCTATCCACAACCTGCTGCTGCGCTATTACGTTGCCACTGGCGGTTTGAACCCAGACAAGGATCTCAAGATTATTCCTATGCCTCCTCCGGAAGCTATTTCTAAGATGACCGTAGGACAAATTGATGGGTTTTTACTGCCAAATAGCGTGGCGCAAGTGGCGATTACTGCCAGGAAGATCGGCTTCCTCCACCTACTGTCTAAAGACTTGTGGTCTGGGCACCCTTGCTGTGCGTTTGGTGCGAGCCAAAAATGGATTGACGCACACCCCAATACTTTCCGCGCTCTCACGACTGCTGTTGTGGAAGGATCGGCCTACGCTAACGACTTCAACAATCGGGAAGAAGTGGCGCAAGTACTGGCTAAGCCTGAGTTTTTAGGTATACCCGAACCTGCACTTAAAGCAGCGCTGACAGGCCAGTTTGATGACGGACTGGGTAATAAGGTCAACGCACCCGATAGCGTTCTGTTCGAACCTTTTCCGTGGCAGAGCTTTGCCAAATGGATTATGTCGCAGATGGTGCGCTGGCGGCAGATGCCAAAAGAGCAAGCCGACTACGATAAACTTGCCCAACAAATTTACCTGACAGATTTAGTTAGAGATGTGTCTAAAGGGCTAGGCTTAAATCCACCTGCAGAGGGGACGCGCGTGGAGAAGCTAAAATTTGACACGTTCGACCCTGCTAATCCTGAAGCATACATCCAGGCGCAGATCGCTAAATTCAAAGTTTGA